Within Dreissena polymorpha isolate Duluth1 chromosome 13, UMN_Dpol_1.0, whole genome shotgun sequence, the genomic segment CTGTTTGTAATGTGTGATAACAGCTTGTAGACAGTTTGTGTGCAAGAGACATTTTAAGTTTTTAGTGCAAATTGATCAACAGTGTTTCATCACCATGGAAGCAATTATTGAATTTGTCACAAGATTTCTGTATGTATTTACTGTGTTCACAAATGTTTGAATAGTTCAATATGACCCTCTAGCTTGCAGCTGGGTGTGAGCCAAATGTGTTAATTAAGTCtctgttttgttatttttaatgttttctatTGAGAGAAcgtttcacagatttgggcacataaacattaatttagtTTTTGCTATGaattttgaaagtgttatttgtaGAATCACGCACATATGCATAAAATCTGCATAAAAACTGCATAAAATCTGCATAAGCTTGTCGATTAGACtatatttatttcacacataatCATACTGATATTGGAAAAAGCAAAAGCAAAAAACCTGAGGTGTGCTTACACATaacaatggaaaaaaacaccatcATAAGTAATCGATTGTCCCTACCTCACAATAgaataaacaagttttttttaacacaaaattaaaaagttGTATGAAATTAATTGATAATACATCAAAAATGTGAATTGTATGGTTAATATAAATCATCCAACCTGTATACAATGTTAACTGTCTTAGTGGAATTGTGTGCGGGAAATCCATCAGTATTGGTCACCTTAATATAAACCTTTTAACATATGTATAGCAATTAATGTTTAGCTGtactattttaaatacatttgattgTGTTATAAATTTACATGAACCATATCTGCAGAATATTTTGTAGACAATAAATGAGTATTCATGTATCTACCAAATTATTGCTTACGTTTTGTATGTTATTGCCAAATACACGTGAACACAATCACTTAGCTCTAACATCTGTGGTTTATTAGTTGTTCGTGTAGCgaccagctaatgttgttactcaaaatttcaattcggttcggcttatctacggagagcctactacCTGCCACATCAGCGCGAGAAagtgttgtataatttatgcaacaggtttgagttctccaactatattcattcacaaatggaaacattatatgaatatcgtgttaaatgtaataattttgaacggagcttatatagaaaagaatcaataaacaatggttgtattatacatgtcgcggaagagattgtttatgaatgtttaagattatttctgaatgattaaaatagtccactttctgctgcgtcttcatgacgtagtaatTTTGCTCAGCCCATTCATAATATGCGGCTATTAAGAGATGcggctgctgataaacaagggagagtccaattgcacggtcgaaaacaacgcaatagtatcaggttacgcttgttaatctgaggctattaatagattcgggaaaacaacgcaattgtatactgttacgcttgtttatattctcaatttataaaacgttgaacatgaatTCGACCATAACATCAGGGATACAATAGACagcaacaaaaatgcttcataatcgctaaaaccgaatataacaaacaattaaatataacacgaatgatctgtttcgttacctcgttcatgcttctacagcggtgatttctgggaaacgttcttttgttctcaacatatagcggcgatctttagtatacgggtgctaacaacgcaatagtagaaggtttagctagTTTATATTGACAGTTCTCgatttataaaacgttggacatgagttcgccaattactacaggtatacaatcgacaacctcaaaaatgctttataatcgctaaaaccgaaaacgactaaatagaacaagaaatatctttttaaaatgtagtcggggTAAACGCtgacttttaaataaagtttgcaatttacttttctaaataaataaataaaatgaaatcaaaagttattgttgtttttttcacttaaaaaattcatattcaccgcatggaatgtgtgttgtcagtgtcAAATCACACATAagtgtaagaagataaaaaatatactacgagAGTGCACATCATATTtgtgcagttttctttcgacgcatttaaatcacactttcatagccttgttatgcgaaaatgggtcttatgcgtttcgaacagcgtttcttaaactcaacatgtgcatttgcgcagtcgaTACAAacttgaattcaaaatagcaaacttgtaaataagggcagcctatccaggcgttcacaAACTATTCCCAGATGTGCTTaaggagtacggcaaacattttggttggataattaaacgatttgcttcttatcgtgacactaaactattttggtaatgattgttttctcatcttgaaagcaaaactgaaattctgcgaaaaagatttttacgcgtaattgtaactgggccacaaattctgtcgtttgaacattcagagagtagtccggaattccttacactgaacagtgcttcatcctttgcgctgagcacagacacagtgatgtagtcAAAGTTCAgtggttttatctcgaatcagcctattcaatattcgaaaatattcatgcgtgtctgctggcgttatgtaaaagtcattaagatgaaaagctgagtaaaacagctacgccgaaaaagcgcacgagtgctctatacctatatTAGGTAATTGTTGTTTACACCGagtgaactgctagggttacaagtaatgcataaacaacaatgttcaggtcaacagggctgtcttgatgactacctaattcgtgagttaAAAATATTGCTCGcagattaattatttattattttcatcaatgatcttgtatattttgaatttgtatatggtgtcgaaaatcaaaagttttgtaaagtgaattttcatcatgaaattatattcttagtgagatagatattcaatattccaacaataatcatttaatatgatggcgaATGCAaatttatattcagttctcactgccattttcatcatactttctatgctttcagaacgtccaaaaaggcaatgttgtttttattttgtttaagttatcactatgaaataaataggatgataaaaagtgcacacaaagctctacccgtgcgttatgacacactctttataaatgtgaatggcgtgtgttcatttcaaacgttaattttgaaaattgaattgcgtcttaaattatgcaatagcgaacaacttcagtgccttcagcgctttgatgttACAAAGTAATGCTGATATTTGAATAGTGACAAATCCATCAGTTGTGACAGTTGGAGGCTTTGATAGTACTGAATCAGGTCTCGTTCATATATTATTGATCAAAGTGCCATGGCTGAGGGTCATCAATATAAGGCTTTATAAAGGGAATACAAACAGCTCATTAGCAGATTATAATATTGTATCAGGAAGATTATATTTAGCTTGTTTGAGAACACATGTTGGAACGATCATTGCCTATTATCATTAGTCAGGACTAACGACTATATATGAGATCAGTATAATATGCGAGGTACTTAAGATGCCAAGTAAGGACTAACGACTATATATGAGATCAGTATAATATGCAAGGTACTTAAGATGCCAAGTAAGGACTAACGACTATATATGGGATCAGTATAATATGCAAGGTACTTAAGTTGCCAAGTAATGACTAACGACTATATATGAGATCAGTATAATATGCGAGGTACTTAAGATGCCAAGTAAGGACTAACGACTATATATGAGATCAGTATAATATGCAAGGTACTTAAGATGCCAAGTAAGGACTAACGACTATATATGAGATCAGTATAATATGCAAGGTACTTAAGATGCCAAGTAATGACTAACGACTATATATGAGATCAGTATAATATGCAAGGTACTTAAGATGCCAAATGACATTGAAATATGATATTTAGCATCAAAGAAAGCCTTATTCATTTGCTTTActtaataatttagaaaataaaaggTATGCAGCAGAAATGTTACAAACTGTTACATTTCTTCATATTTTCACTTTGACGttgatgtttttgtgttttattcagTATTTAAGATTTCTCGATGCTTTTACTCAGTATTTAAGCTTTCAAGAAGAGAGTGATGTCTTGGTGTCTTTATGTATGTTTACATATGaacaaaaaaaagtgttttttttcgcCAACTCAAGTTTCACACATAAATTACTGAATATCGTTACCGTTATGCTTTTTATCAGATGCGAATTATCATTTGTGGTATATTTTACGTCACACAATTCAATTTTTAatctttattattaaaattaaaattcattttaaatagGTTAAATGTGTCAATAAAACTGGTGCAAATCAAAATGTACGCAGTGCCTgaaattatcaaataaattattaagcacacttcttgatgataatattatttgtttactcataCAATGTTGTGCATGCcaattttacaattaaataaaatccctatatgtattttttaaggaGACTTACACAAACCATAatataaaacacaaatctttgaacTGCGTTAAACTGTATGTTCGTCGAATGAGTCGCTCTCTGGAAGAGCAATCATTCTTTCATTGCTTGTCATTTCTATCGGCATCGATGCAGCATCCCTTCGATGTGTTCCGCCTGTTGCCCCGTATTTACTGAGATCTGTATCATCAAAGTCAATGTCTGTAATAAGTAGGCGCTTCTCCACCTGCTGTTTCGGAGCTTGATTATCGGGCTCGGTGTTCAATTTTGTTGAGGACTCTTCCAAAGCCACATCTGTTCCCTCGTCCAAAAACGTTGATGTTTGCGGCACCGAGTGAGGTTTGTGCATTACTGTCGGTGTATCCATAGTCTCTTGCGGATGATCCTTGGCTTGCATTGGACTTAATGTCGGGATAGTCCACGATTCTTTTTGTGGTGAGTCCTGTTCTTCTTTTTTTCTCGAATCTTTTGAGTCTTGTTTGTGAAACGCTGATCGCCGCGGTTCCTTCGCTAGAGGTGAGCATGgctgattaaaaaaacacacgttGCCATCTGCTTGGATTGAGTACGCCCGAAATTGGCGCGAATGTGGATGTTGCTGGGAACACTGTGCTCGTCCGCAATAAGTCTTTTGAGGATTGTGCGAACTGCTGTGAGAATGAATATGGCCCCTGCATAGGCCATTATGAACACATACTTTTTCCCCGACTGTCGGCCGCGTTGGTCGTTTGTTGTCATGCAAAGAGACATCGTAGAACGCTTCATCGTCAAATTCTGAAACATATTCCTCATCGTTTCCGTGAGTGACTGTCTCACTGAATTCGTATTGATCGTCGTGGTATGTCGACGAAATTGTGTCATATTTTTGCAATCGCTTTGATTTTTTCCCTCTATATTTTAAAGGAATTTGACAACGTGAAAGCAGCACTATTAGAACAATCACTGACAAAGCAAGAACAGCTCCGATACTACTGCCGATAGAAACCGGCAGTTGCCAATTCGTTGTTGAAGCGTCAGTGCATGTACGATATGGTGAATGCGTGTAGTTCCTGTACACAACAAGACATATTTTGTAATAGGTATCTGCAACTAAATTTCCGATTTCGTATTCGTTTTCGGTCGGGTACAGTCTTGGTCCATATTGCACGTACGTGCTGGAGATCTTCTGGTAATGCACCCTAAAACCTTGCACAAATGGCACCTGTGCCGACCTTATATTCCAACCAACTTGAATCGACGACGCTGTTGATGACGATACGTCAAACGTATCCAGCATATTGTCTTCAAACTGTGTTGTAGTATCCATGTTTCATGTACCATTTACCCCTGTTTACACAAATATTATTGGCATTTAAAAATACTCGATTTCTTTTTATTTAACTTATGACTCTCTACCGAGAATGCTTTTGAACATGCACATCTCATATATCAAACTCTATTACTTGTGTTACTTTCAGAAATAATACTATAAACAGTTTCATAATGGCATATATTGTCTATTAAATCTTATACCCGCTTTCACTTCAATGaattcattttaatattatacacattatttttatacaccaaagttttattattacacataatccGTTTCAGATTTTCCCTGAGCTCACGTTTCATCGTTTGTTTGTATTTCTTTGTTTTCGCACTGGGTTCAATCGCTTGTTGTTCTATACACAGCGAGGTTTCTGAAAAAGGAAGCACAGACTTTTAATCACATTATTGTGAAAATCATACTTACCGATAATAATACGTCAGTGCTTTATGCTGCGTATACACAACCACAATCAGATCGTATGACGAACAAGGGAAGTATAAGTATGCGGATGATTATTGCTTGGAGACAAGAGATTAACTATTAGCAATCGAGACATAACAAAATCTACTTAAAGATGTGTTAGtcttacaattaaaaaaaggttcCCATAGTAAAAGAAGAGAAAAAGATTTCTTTTAAGTGTAATTTACTGAAATATGTGTATTGCATGGGTGCGAATG encodes:
- the LOC127855543 gene encoding uncharacterized protein LOC127855543 — encoded protein: MDTTTQFEDNMLDTFDVSSSTASSIQVGWNIRSAQVPFVQGFRVHYQKISSTYVQYGPRLYPTENEYEIGNLVADTYYKICLVVYRNYTHSPYRTCTDASTTNWQLPVSIGSSIGAVLALSVIVLIVLLSRCQIPLKYRGKKSKRLQKYDTISSTYHDDQYEFSETVTHGNDEEYVSEFDDEAFYDVSLHDNKRPTRPTVGEKVCVHNGLCRGHIHSHSSSHNPQKTYCGRAQCSQQHPHSRQFRAYSIQADGNVCFFNQPCSPLAKEPRRSAFHKQDSKDSRKKEEQDSPQKESWTIPTLSPMQAKDHPQETMDTPTVMHKPHSVPQTSTFLDEGTDVALEESSTKLNTEPDNQAPKQQVEKRLLITDIDFDDTDLSKYGATGGTHRRDAASMPIEMTSNERMIALPESDSFDEHTV